A genomic window from Xyrauchen texanus isolate HMW12.3.18 chromosome 31, RBS_HiC_50CHRs, whole genome shotgun sequence includes:
- the hm13 gene encoding minor histocompatibility antigen H13, with amino-acid sequence MADVEQSAAVPDGSSNASDPVNGTAGRFASSAEGTALAYGSLLFMALLPIFFGALKSVGCSKTKNASDMPETITSRDAARFPIIASCTLFGLYLFFKIFSQEYINLLLSMYFFVLGILALSHTMSPFMCRVFPANLPNKQYQLLFTQGSGENKEEIVNYEFDTKDLICLVISSVVGVWYILKKHWVANNLFGLAFALNGVELLHLNNVSTGCILLGGLFVYDVFWVFGTNVMVTVAKSFEAPIKLVFPQDLLERGLDASNFAMLGLGDIVIPGIFIALLLRFDVSLKKNTRTYFYTSFLAYIFGLGLTIFVMHTFKHAQPALLYLVPACVGFPVLVALFKGELTEMFRYEESSPEEVSSKDEMTESDKDK; translated from the exons ATGGCTGATGTGGAGCAGAGTGCAGCGGTGCCGGACGGGTCCAGTAATGCTTCGGATCCGGTGAACGGGACCGCGGGCCGGTTTGCGTCCAGCGCCGAGGGCACCGCGCTTGCGTACGGTAGCCTGCTGTTTATGGCACTGCTGCCCATCTTCTTCGGAGCTCTCAAATCCGTGGGCTGCTCCAAGACTAAG AATGCTTCAGATATGCCCGAGACCATCACAAGCAGAGATGCTGCACGCTTCCCCATCATTGCCAGCTGCACTCTCTTTGGCCTATATCTTTTTTTCAAG ATTTTCTCTCAGGAGTACATAAACTTACTGTTATCCATGTATTTCTTCGTGCTGGGAATATTAGCACTGTCACACACAATGAG TCCCTTCATGTGCAGGGTTTTCCCTGCCAACCTGCCGAATAAACAGTACCAGCTGCTGTTCACACAGGGATCAGGAGAGAACAAAGAGG AGATTGTCAACTATGAGTTTGACACTAAAGATCTGATCTGTTTGGTTATCAGCAGTGTGGTGGGGGTCTGGTACATCCTCAAGAAG CATTGGGTAGCCAATAACCTTTTTGGTCTGGCTTTTGCCTTGAATGGAGTTGAGCTGCTCCACCTGAATAATGTGAGCACTGGCTGCATTCTACTGGGTGGTCTGTTCGTTTATGATGTGTTCTGG GTGTTTGGCACCAACGTTATGGTGACTGTTGCCAAGTCCTTTGAAGCCCCAATTAAGT TGGTTTTCCCACAAGATTTATTGGAGAGAGGTTTGGATGCCAGTAACTTTGCCATGCTGGGACTGGGAGACATTGTCATTCCAG GAATCTTCATCGCTCTGCTCCTGCGCTTTGATGTCAG TTTAAAGAAGAACACAAGAACATATTTCTACACCAGTTTCCTAGCGTACATCTTCGGTCTGGGTCTTACCATATTCGTCATGCACACCTTCAAACATGCTCAG CCTGCTTTGCTCTATCTGGTCCCTGCGTGTGTTGGGTTTCCAGTGCTGGTGGCACTTTTTAAAGGAGAACTGACCGAGATGTTCAG